The following are encoded together in the Echeneis naucrates chromosome 9, fEcheNa1.1, whole genome shotgun sequence genome:
- the LOC115048285 gene encoding centriolin-like isoform X1, whose protein sequence is MSSRHGEVEGRLDDMLTRIAMETQEIKELEQQLTDGQILVNEVLQRDLEGIIFSLQEYLRGLREQARRTQQQVHSLQDENQNLKRHLEDTQRHCGQLDDTQRQCGQLEDTQRHCVRLEDTQRHCGRLDDTQRQCGRLEDTQRHCGRLEDTQRHCGRLEDNQRHCGRLEDTQRHCGRLEDNQRHCGRLEDTQRHCGQLDDTQRQCGQLEDNQRHCGRLEDTQRHCGRLEDTVEVPALRDRQVEAALQDEKLSLQQIVHRLQAQLDQNSALYEDQAAAAALLDPQEAQDEDRSPENMLCKSMEQLHRTSREQLQRDLNASREQIARLQAQLAQEQDRRDQLQSHLETQVVQEQDWVSQSVEQDEESEGWRLKEDIQRFRDKLQRSRSRYRHIQQNLESALEQRALQLHDVQQQRDALLQQLHSQSKEHQRNLRYLNRKLQQLGRSMCDSDQLTAEQLRRAIKQLRALNQTVELLHTQKKTRDRGQCCYVAPGHSVPSFGSQGTQDSGLGLQYLNSPARGQQQDRPPPGGGNWVSAPPTHTDTGTADWTDSDTDQRSRGGTPSPAAAHPPLVQPAWLLCGSPAAAVYGPPAGGSEHSLPQGLECECVLREAERLKKKKKPQVETKKVQDTLRHSAHRSVMQVCNEVDCVEETLLRRRAELRQADRLLLEAQSCIRTTREQVTSVQREADLLQHSAQDSATYLLETTEHIRELQEEVEDLRRRRQEEENSLREVKEAQKSRDQELQQLRTHSATQRLSGLLSDCQEAQRCLELVNSQVEQQEQRLVQRTDEHQTAVKRVSEVRHEGEQLQNTIKGLLEQQEMLTVKMSTISALKEEEQKLLRLQSEVSAHRAELKQVLQELLGEQQVLQETKNKHTQTLQQLQKKKDELDRTKDKADRKRDELNRIQDEVKKRKDMVETQQQELDRKMDEMDRLQDEVERKRKELAGLQQEVESHRKEAELCLQNTTMLQTETQEELSRRREEKSSLKEQCKHLEARRTHAQRCLSAGEAELAKQKEQLSYAHLLNQQVVRETAANQEQLKESSELLSELSERVEKKKKELQTLEEELSVSRQRTQTQTQLEDELQLRQVLKDIKAAVCRLEDRGRHLDKQQLQLSFLGEELKQQREGHMSEEGLNQMEAGPQKKCDDLLEEQGHSTEAESEEDESFYLSTVRLSSPINTEARLRLRLWNQQENLRQLETEETLTGLRLRLDQLDSLLTNMELRSGQAQHETPGTKHQDQDQD, encoded by the exons ATGAGCAGCAGGCATGGCGAGGTGGAGGGTCGCCTTGACGACATGCTGACACGCATTGCCATGGAGACGCAGGAGATTAAAGAGCTGGAGCAACAGCTGACTGACG gtcagATCTTGGTGAATGAAGTTCTTCAGCGGGATTTGGAGGGAATCATCTTCAGCCTTCAGGAATATCTGAGAGGACTCAGAGAGCAG GCTCGTCGAACTCAACAGCAAGTTCACAGTTTGCAAGATGAAAACCAGAATCTGAAACGTCACCTGgaggacactcagagacactgcGGACAGCTGGACGACACTCAGAGACAATGCGGACAGCTGgaggacactcagagacactgcGTACGGCTGgaggacactcagagacactgcGGACGGCTGGACGACACTCAGAGACAATGCGGACGGCTGgaggacactcagagacactgcGGACGGCTGgaggacactcagagacactgcGGACGGCTGGAggacaatcagagacactgcgGACGGCTGgaggacactcagagacactgcGGACGGCTGGAggacaatcagagacactgcgGACGGCTGgaggacactcagagacactgcGGACAGCTGGACGACACTCAGAGACAATGCGGACAGCTGGAggacaatcagagacactgcgGACGGCTGgaggacactcagagacactgcGGACGGCTGGAGGACACG gtggaAGTTCCAgctctgagagacagacaggtggaggCAGCGCTTCAG GATGAAAAGTTATCTCTTCAGCAGATTGTCCACAGACTTCAGGCCCAGCTGGACCAGAACAGCGCTCTGTATGAAgaccaagcagcagcagcagccttgtTGGATCCTCAGGAGGCTCAGGACGAGGACAG AAGCCCTGAGAACATGTTGTGCAAAAGTATGGAGCAGCTGCACAGGACCAGCAGGGAGCAGCTCCAACGAGACCTCAACGCCAGCCGAGAACAGATAGCCAGGCTGCAGGCCCAGCTTGCACAAGAGCAGGACCGCAGAGACCAATTACAATCCCATCTGGAAACCCAAGTTGTTCAGGAACAGGATTGGGTATCCCAAAGTGTGGAGCAGGATGAGGAGTCTGAAGGCTGGAGGCTGAAGGAGGACATCCAAAggttcagagacaaactgcagaggtCTCGCAGCAGATACAGACACATTCAACAGAACCTG GAGTCAGCACTGGAGCAGAGGGCTCTGCAGCTTCACGACgtccagcagcagagagacgCACTGCTGCAGCAG CTGCATTCACAGAGCAAAGAACACCAGAGGAACCTCAGGTATCTGAACAGGAAGCTACAGCAGCTCGGCAGGTCCATGTGTGACTCTGACCAGCTGACAGCAGAACAGTTGAGACGAGCCATCAAACAGCTCAGAGCTCTGAACCAGACCGTAGAGCTGCTGCACACTCAG aaaaagacgagagacagaggacagtgcTGCTACGTAGCACCTGGACACAGT GTTCCGAGTTTTGGTTCTCAGGGGACTCAGGACTCTGGTTTGGGGCTTCAGTACCTCAATTCTCCTGCCAgggggcagcagcaggacaggccTCCTCCAGGAGGGGGTAACTGGGTCTCtgcccccccgacacacacagacacaggcaccG CAGACTGGACGGACAGTGACACTGACCAGAGGTCCAGGGGGGGGACTCCTTCCCCAGCTGCAGCTCACCCTCCCCTGGTCCAACCTGCCTGGTTGCTCTGTGGTTCCCCTGCAGCTGCCGTCTATGGTCCTCCAGCTGGGGGATCTGAACACTCACTGCCG CAGGGGttggagtgtgagtgtgtgctcagagaagctgagagactgaaaaagaagaagaaaccacaAGTGGAAACCAAGAAGGTGcaagacacactgagacacagcgcacacag GAGTGTGATGCAGGTATGCAATGAGGTGGATTGTGTGGAGGAGACTCTGCTGAGGAGACGTGCTGAACTCCGTCAGGCTGACCGGCTCCTGTTGGAGGCTCAGAGCTGCATACGCACCACCAGAGAACag GTCACTTCAGTTCAGAGGGAGGCAGATCTCCTGCAGCACAGCGCTCAGGACAGCGCCACCTACTTGCTGGAGACCACAGAGCACATCAG agagctgcaggaggaggtggaagatctgaggaggaggaggcaggaggaggagaactcACTGAGGGAAGTGAAAGAGGCGCAGAAGAGCAGAGATCAGGAGCTCCAACAGCTCAGGACACACTCAGCTACACAAAG ATTATCTGGtctgctgtcagactgtcagGAGGCTCAGAGGTGTCTGGAGTTAGTGAACAGTCAG gtggagcagcaggagcagagacTGGTTCAGAGGACGGACGAGCATCAAACAGCTGTGAAGAGAGTAAGCGAGGTCAGACATGAGGGGGAACAACTACAGAACACCATCAAG gggttgttggagcagcaggagatgTTGACTGTGAAGATGTCGACAATCTCAGCTctaaaagaagaagagcagaaactTCTCAGACTGCAGTCTGAAGTCAGCGCACACAGAGCAG AGCTGAAGCAGGTTCTTCAGGAGCTTCTGGGCGAGcagcaggtgctgcaggaaactaaaaacaaacacacccagactctccagcagctgcagaagaagaaggacgaACTGGACAGGACAAAGGACAAAGCGGACAGGAAGAGGGACGAGTTGAACAGGATACAGGACgaggtgaagaagaggaaggacaTGGTGGAGACGCAGCAGCAGGAACTGGACaggaaaatggatgaaatggaCAGATTGCAGGATGAAgttgagaggaagaggaaagagctgGCTGGCctgcaacaggaagtggagtcCCACAGAAAAGAGGCAGAGCTTTGTCTCCAAAACACAACGATGctgcaaacagagacacag gaggagctgagcaggaggagggaggagaagagcagCCTGAAGGAGCAGTGTAAACACCTGGAGGCCAGAAGGACGCACGCACAACG gTGTCTGTCAGCAGGGGAGGCGGAGCTTGCTAAACAGAAGGAGCAGCTCAGCTACGCCCACCTCCTCAACCAACAAGttgtcagagaaacagcagccaatcaggaacAGCTCAAAG AGAGCTCTGAGCTTCTGTCTGAGCTCAGTGAGCgagtggagaagaagaagaaggagcttCAGACTCTGGAGGAG GAGCTGAGTGTGTCCAGGCAGAGGACGCAGACGCAGACACAGCTGGAGGACGAGCTGCAGTTGCGACAG GTACTGAAGGACATTAAAGCTGCAGTCTGCCGATTGGAGGACAGGGGGCGCCATCTGGACaagcaacagctgcagctcagcttccTCG GGGAGGAGCTAAAACAGCAGAGGGAGGGTCACATGAGCGAGGAGGGGCTCAATCAGATGGAGGCGGGGCCTCAGAAGAAATGTGATGATCTGCTTGAAGAGCAG ggtcACAGCACAGAGGCAGAGTCAGAGGAGGACGAGTCTTTCTACTTGTCCACAGTCCGTCTGAGCTCGCCCATCAACACGGAG GCTCGACTTCGGCTCAGGCTGTGGAACCAGCAGGAGAACCTGAGACAACTGGAGACTGAGGAGACCCTGACAGGCCTGAGGCTCAGACTGGATCAGCTGGACTCTCTGCTCACGAACATGGAGCTCAGATCTGGACAAGCCCAGCACGAGACCCCAGGAACCAAacatcaggaccaggaccaggactag
- the LOC115048285 gene encoding centriolin-like isoform X6: MHSGMDLNWRRCQILVNEVLQRDLEGIIFSLQEYLRGLREQARRTQQQVHSLQDENQNLKRHLEDTQRHCGQLDDTQRQCGQLEDTQRHCVRLEDTQRHCGRLDDTQRQCGRLEDTQRHCGRLEDTQRHCGRLEDNQRHCGRLEDTQRHCGRLEDNQRHCGRLEDTQRHCGQLDDTQRQCGQLEDNQRHCGRLEDTQRHCGRLEDTVEVPALRDRQVEAALQDEKLSLQQIVHRLQAQLDQNSALYEDQAAAAALLDPQEAQDEDRSPENMLCKSMEQLHRTSREQLQRDLNASREQIARLQAQLAQEQDRRDQLQSHLETQVVQEQDWVSQSVEQDEESEGWRLKEDIQRFRDKLQRSRSRYRHIQQNLESALEQRALQLHDVQQQRDALLQQLHSQSKEHQRNLRYLNRKLQQLGRSMCDSDQLTAEQLRRAIKQLRALNQTVELLHTQKKTRDRGQCCYVAPGHSVPSFGSQGTQDSGLGLQYLNSPARGQQQDRPPPGGGNWVSAPPTHTDTGTADWTDSDTDQRSRGGTPSPAAAHPPLVQPAWLLCGSPAAAVYGPPAGGSEHSLPQGLECECVLREAERLKKKKKPQVETKKVQDTLRHSAHRSVMQVCNEVDCVEETLLRRRAELRQADRLLLEAQSCIRTTREQVTSVQREADLLQHSAQDSATYLLETTEHIRELQEEVEDLRRRRQEEENSLREVKEAQKSRDQELQQLRTHSATQRLSGLLSDCQEAQRCLELVNSQVEQQEQRLVQRTDEHQTAVKRVSEVRHEGEQLQNTIKGLLEQQEMLTVKMSTISALKEEEQKLLRLQSEVSAHRAELKQVLQELLGEQQVLQETKNKHTQTLQQLQKKKDELDRTKDKADRKRDELNRIQDEVKKRKDMVETQQQELDRKMDEMDRLQDEVERKRKELAGLQQEVESHRKEAELCLQNTTMLQTETQEELSRRREEKSSLKEQCKHLEARRTHAQRCLSAGEAELAKQKEQLSYAHLLNQQVVRETAANQEQLKESSELLSELSERVEKKKKELQTLEEELSVSRQRTQTQTQLEDELQLRQVLKDIKAAVCRLEDRGRHLDKQQLQLSFLGEELKQQREGHMSEEGLNQMEAGPQKKCDDLLEEQGHSTEAESEEDESFYLSTVRLSSPINTEARLRLRLWNQQENLRQLETEETLTGLRLRLDQLDSLLTNMELRSGQAQHETPGTKHQDQDQD, translated from the exons ATGCATTCTGGGATGGATCTTAACTGGAGAAGAT gtcagATCTTGGTGAATGAAGTTCTTCAGCGGGATTTGGAGGGAATCATCTTCAGCCTTCAGGAATATCTGAGAGGACTCAGAGAGCAG GCTCGTCGAACTCAACAGCAAGTTCACAGTTTGCAAGATGAAAACCAGAATCTGAAACGTCACCTGgaggacactcagagacactgcGGACAGCTGGACGACACTCAGAGACAATGCGGACAGCTGgaggacactcagagacactgcGTACGGCTGgaggacactcagagacactgcGGACGGCTGGACGACACTCAGAGACAATGCGGACGGCTGgaggacactcagagacactgcGGACGGCTGgaggacactcagagacactgcGGACGGCTGGAggacaatcagagacactgcgGACGGCTGgaggacactcagagacactgcGGACGGCTGGAggacaatcagagacactgcgGACGGCTGgaggacactcagagacactgcGGACAGCTGGACGACACTCAGAGACAATGCGGACAGCTGGAggacaatcagagacactgcgGACGGCTGgaggacactcagagacactgcGGACGGCTGGAGGACACG gtggaAGTTCCAgctctgagagacagacaggtggaggCAGCGCTTCAG GATGAAAAGTTATCTCTTCAGCAGATTGTCCACAGACTTCAGGCCCAGCTGGACCAGAACAGCGCTCTGTATGAAgaccaagcagcagcagcagccttgtTGGATCCTCAGGAGGCTCAGGACGAGGACAG AAGCCCTGAGAACATGTTGTGCAAAAGTATGGAGCAGCTGCACAGGACCAGCAGGGAGCAGCTCCAACGAGACCTCAACGCCAGCCGAGAACAGATAGCCAGGCTGCAGGCCCAGCTTGCACAAGAGCAGGACCGCAGAGACCAATTACAATCCCATCTGGAAACCCAAGTTGTTCAGGAACAGGATTGGGTATCCCAAAGTGTGGAGCAGGATGAGGAGTCTGAAGGCTGGAGGCTGAAGGAGGACATCCAAAggttcagagacaaactgcagaggtCTCGCAGCAGATACAGACACATTCAACAGAACCTG GAGTCAGCACTGGAGCAGAGGGCTCTGCAGCTTCACGACgtccagcagcagagagacgCACTGCTGCAGCAG CTGCATTCACAGAGCAAAGAACACCAGAGGAACCTCAGGTATCTGAACAGGAAGCTACAGCAGCTCGGCAGGTCCATGTGTGACTCTGACCAGCTGACAGCAGAACAGTTGAGACGAGCCATCAAACAGCTCAGAGCTCTGAACCAGACCGTAGAGCTGCTGCACACTCAG aaaaagacgagagacagaggacagtgcTGCTACGTAGCACCTGGACACAGT GTTCCGAGTTTTGGTTCTCAGGGGACTCAGGACTCTGGTTTGGGGCTTCAGTACCTCAATTCTCCTGCCAgggggcagcagcaggacaggccTCCTCCAGGAGGGGGTAACTGGGTCTCtgcccccccgacacacacagacacaggcaccG CAGACTGGACGGACAGTGACACTGACCAGAGGTCCAGGGGGGGGACTCCTTCCCCAGCTGCAGCTCACCCTCCCCTGGTCCAACCTGCCTGGTTGCTCTGTGGTTCCCCTGCAGCTGCCGTCTATGGTCCTCCAGCTGGGGGATCTGAACACTCACTGCCG CAGGGGttggagtgtgagtgtgtgctcagagaagctgagagactgaaaaagaagaagaaaccacaAGTGGAAACCAAGAAGGTGcaagacacactgagacacagcgcacacag GAGTGTGATGCAGGTATGCAATGAGGTGGATTGTGTGGAGGAGACTCTGCTGAGGAGACGTGCTGAACTCCGTCAGGCTGACCGGCTCCTGTTGGAGGCTCAGAGCTGCATACGCACCACCAGAGAACag GTCACTTCAGTTCAGAGGGAGGCAGATCTCCTGCAGCACAGCGCTCAGGACAGCGCCACCTACTTGCTGGAGACCACAGAGCACATCAG agagctgcaggaggaggtggaagatctgaggaggaggaggcaggaggaggagaactcACTGAGGGAAGTGAAAGAGGCGCAGAAGAGCAGAGATCAGGAGCTCCAACAGCTCAGGACACACTCAGCTACACAAAG ATTATCTGGtctgctgtcagactgtcagGAGGCTCAGAGGTGTCTGGAGTTAGTGAACAGTCAG gtggagcagcaggagcagagacTGGTTCAGAGGACGGACGAGCATCAAACAGCTGTGAAGAGAGTAAGCGAGGTCAGACATGAGGGGGAACAACTACAGAACACCATCAAG gggttgttggagcagcaggagatgTTGACTGTGAAGATGTCGACAATCTCAGCTctaaaagaagaagagcagaaactTCTCAGACTGCAGTCTGAAGTCAGCGCACACAGAGCAG AGCTGAAGCAGGTTCTTCAGGAGCTTCTGGGCGAGcagcaggtgctgcaggaaactaaaaacaaacacacccagactctccagcagctgcagaagaagaaggacgaACTGGACAGGACAAAGGACAAAGCGGACAGGAAGAGGGACGAGTTGAACAGGATACAGGACgaggtgaagaagaggaaggacaTGGTGGAGACGCAGCAGCAGGAACTGGACaggaaaatggatgaaatggaCAGATTGCAGGATGAAgttgagaggaagaggaaagagctgGCTGGCctgcaacaggaagtggagtcCCACAGAAAAGAGGCAGAGCTTTGTCTCCAAAACACAACGATGctgcaaacagagacacag gaggagctgagcaggaggagggaggagaagagcagCCTGAAGGAGCAGTGTAAACACCTGGAGGCCAGAAGGACGCACGCACAACG gTGTCTGTCAGCAGGGGAGGCGGAGCTTGCTAAACAGAAGGAGCAGCTCAGCTACGCCCACCTCCTCAACCAACAAGttgtcagagaaacagcagccaatcaggaacAGCTCAAAG AGAGCTCTGAGCTTCTGTCTGAGCTCAGTGAGCgagtggagaagaagaagaaggagcttCAGACTCTGGAGGAG GAGCTGAGTGTGTCCAGGCAGAGGACGCAGACGCAGACACAGCTGGAGGACGAGCTGCAGTTGCGACAG GTACTGAAGGACATTAAAGCTGCAGTCTGCCGATTGGAGGACAGGGGGCGCCATCTGGACaagcaacagctgcagctcagcttccTCG GGGAGGAGCTAAAACAGCAGAGGGAGGGTCACATGAGCGAGGAGGGGCTCAATCAGATGGAGGCGGGGCCTCAGAAGAAATGTGATGATCTGCTTGAAGAGCAG ggtcACAGCACAGAGGCAGAGTCAGAGGAGGACGAGTCTTTCTACTTGTCCACAGTCCGTCTGAGCTCGCCCATCAACACGGAG GCTCGACTTCGGCTCAGGCTGTGGAACCAGCAGGAGAACCTGAGACAACTGGAGACTGAGGAGACCCTGACAGGCCTGAGGCTCAGACTGGATCAGCTGGACTCTCTGCTCACGAACATGGAGCTCAGATCTGGACAAGCCCAGCACGAGACCCCAGGAACCAAacatcaggaccaggaccaggactag
- the LOC115048285 gene encoding centriolin-like isoform X2 — translation MSSRHGEVEGRLDDMLTRIAMETQEIKELEQQLTDGQILVNEVLQRDLEGIIFSLQEYLRGLREQARRTQQQVHSLQDENQNLKRHLEDTQRHCGQLDDTQRQCGQLEDTQRHCVRLEDTQRHCGRLDDTQRQCGRLEDTQRHCGRLEDTQRHCGRLEDNQRHCGRLEDTQRHCGRLEDNQRHCGRLEDTQRHCGQLDDTQRQCGQLEDNQRHCGRLEDTQRHCGRLEDTVEVPALRDRQVEAALQDEKLSLQQIVHRLQAQLDQNSALYEDQAAAAALLDPQEAQDEDRSPENMLCKSMEQLHRTSREQLQRDLNASREQIARLQAQLAQEQDRRDQLQSHLETQVVQEQDWVSQSVEQDEESEGWRLKEDIQRFRDKLQRSRSRYRHIQQNLESALEQRALQLHDVQQQRDALLQQLHSQSKEHQRNLRYLNRKLQQLGRSMCDSDQLTAEQLRRAIKQLRALNQTVELLHTQKKTRDRGQCCYVAPGHSVPSFGSQGTQDSGLGLQYLNSPARGQQQDRPPPGGGNWVSAPPTHTDTGTADWTDSDTDQRSRGGTPSPAAAHPPLVQPAWLLCGSPAAAVYGPPAGGSEHSLPGLECECVLREAERLKKKKKPQVETKKVQDTLRHSAHRSVMQVCNEVDCVEETLLRRRAELRQADRLLLEAQSCIRTTREQVTSVQREADLLQHSAQDSATYLLETTEHIRELQEEVEDLRRRRQEEENSLREVKEAQKSRDQELQQLRTHSATQRLSGLLSDCQEAQRCLELVNSQVEQQEQRLVQRTDEHQTAVKRVSEVRHEGEQLQNTIKGLLEQQEMLTVKMSTISALKEEEQKLLRLQSEVSAHRAELKQVLQELLGEQQVLQETKNKHTQTLQQLQKKKDELDRTKDKADRKRDELNRIQDEVKKRKDMVETQQQELDRKMDEMDRLQDEVERKRKELAGLQQEVESHRKEAELCLQNTTMLQTETQEELSRRREEKSSLKEQCKHLEARRTHAQRCLSAGEAELAKQKEQLSYAHLLNQQVVRETAANQEQLKESSELLSELSERVEKKKKELQTLEEELSVSRQRTQTQTQLEDELQLRQVLKDIKAAVCRLEDRGRHLDKQQLQLSFLGEELKQQREGHMSEEGLNQMEAGPQKKCDDLLEEQGHSTEAESEEDESFYLSTVRLSSPINTEARLRLRLWNQQENLRQLETEETLTGLRLRLDQLDSLLTNMELRSGQAQHETPGTKHQDQDQD, via the exons ATGAGCAGCAGGCATGGCGAGGTGGAGGGTCGCCTTGACGACATGCTGACACGCATTGCCATGGAGACGCAGGAGATTAAAGAGCTGGAGCAACAGCTGACTGACG gtcagATCTTGGTGAATGAAGTTCTTCAGCGGGATTTGGAGGGAATCATCTTCAGCCTTCAGGAATATCTGAGAGGACTCAGAGAGCAG GCTCGTCGAACTCAACAGCAAGTTCACAGTTTGCAAGATGAAAACCAGAATCTGAAACGTCACCTGgaggacactcagagacactgcGGACAGCTGGACGACACTCAGAGACAATGCGGACAGCTGgaggacactcagagacactgcGTACGGCTGgaggacactcagagacactgcGGACGGCTGGACGACACTCAGAGACAATGCGGACGGCTGgaggacactcagagacactgcGGACGGCTGgaggacactcagagacactgcGGACGGCTGGAggacaatcagagacactgcgGACGGCTGgaggacactcagagacactgcGGACGGCTGGAggacaatcagagacactgcgGACGGCTGgaggacactcagagacactgcGGACAGCTGGACGACACTCAGAGACAATGCGGACAGCTGGAggacaatcagagacactgcgGACGGCTGgaggacactcagagacactgcGGACGGCTGGAGGACACG gtggaAGTTCCAgctctgagagacagacaggtggaggCAGCGCTTCAG GATGAAAAGTTATCTCTTCAGCAGATTGTCCACAGACTTCAGGCCCAGCTGGACCAGAACAGCGCTCTGTATGAAgaccaagcagcagcagcagccttgtTGGATCCTCAGGAGGCTCAGGACGAGGACAG AAGCCCTGAGAACATGTTGTGCAAAAGTATGGAGCAGCTGCACAGGACCAGCAGGGAGCAGCTCCAACGAGACCTCAACGCCAGCCGAGAACAGATAGCCAGGCTGCAGGCCCAGCTTGCACAAGAGCAGGACCGCAGAGACCAATTACAATCCCATCTGGAAACCCAAGTTGTTCAGGAACAGGATTGGGTATCCCAAAGTGTGGAGCAGGATGAGGAGTCTGAAGGCTGGAGGCTGAAGGAGGACATCCAAAggttcagagacaaactgcagaggtCTCGCAGCAGATACAGACACATTCAACAGAACCTG GAGTCAGCACTGGAGCAGAGGGCTCTGCAGCTTCACGACgtccagcagcagagagacgCACTGCTGCAGCAG CTGCATTCACAGAGCAAAGAACACCAGAGGAACCTCAGGTATCTGAACAGGAAGCTACAGCAGCTCGGCAGGTCCATGTGTGACTCTGACCAGCTGACAGCAGAACAGTTGAGACGAGCCATCAAACAGCTCAGAGCTCTGAACCAGACCGTAGAGCTGCTGCACACTCAG aaaaagacgagagacagaggacagtgcTGCTACGTAGCACCTGGACACAGT GTTCCGAGTTTTGGTTCTCAGGGGACTCAGGACTCTGGTTTGGGGCTTCAGTACCTCAATTCTCCTGCCAgggggcagcagcaggacaggccTCCTCCAGGAGGGGGTAACTGGGTCTCtgcccccccgacacacacagacacaggcaccG CAGACTGGACGGACAGTGACACTGACCAGAGGTCCAGGGGGGGGACTCCTTCCCCAGCTGCAGCTCACCCTCCCCTGGTCCAACCTGCCTGGTTGCTCTGTGGTTCCCCTGCAGCTGCCGTCTATGGTCCTCCAGCTGGGGGATCTGAACACTCACTGCCG GGGttggagtgtgagtgtgtgctcagagaagctgagagactgaaaaagaagaagaaaccacaAGTGGAAACCAAGAAGGTGcaagacacactgagacacagcgcacacag GAGTGTGATGCAGGTATGCAATGAGGTGGATTGTGTGGAGGAGACTCTGCTGAGGAGACGTGCTGAACTCCGTCAGGCTGACCGGCTCCTGTTGGAGGCTCAGAGCTGCATACGCACCACCAGAGAACag GTCACTTCAGTTCAGAGGGAGGCAGATCTCCTGCAGCACAGCGCTCAGGACAGCGCCACCTACTTGCTGGAGACCACAGAGCACATCAG agagctgcaggaggaggtggaagatctgaggaggaggaggcaggaggaggagaactcACTGAGGGAAGTGAAAGAGGCGCAGAAGAGCAGAGATCAGGAGCTCCAACAGCTCAGGACACACTCAGCTACACAAAG ATTATCTGGtctgctgtcagactgtcagGAGGCTCAGAGGTGTCTGGAGTTAGTGAACAGTCAG gtggagcagcaggagcagagacTGGTTCAGAGGACGGACGAGCATCAAACAGCTGTGAAGAGAGTAAGCGAGGTCAGACATGAGGGGGAACAACTACAGAACACCATCAAG gggttgttggagcagcaggagatgTTGACTGTGAAGATGTCGACAATCTCAGCTctaaaagaagaagagcagaaactTCTCAGACTGCAGTCTGAAGTCAGCGCACACAGAGCAG AGCTGAAGCAGGTTCTTCAGGAGCTTCTGGGCGAGcagcaggtgctgcaggaaactaaaaacaaacacacccagactctccagcagctgcagaagaagaaggacgaACTGGACAGGACAAAGGACAAAGCGGACAGGAAGAGGGACGAGTTGAACAGGATACAGGACgaggtgaagaagaggaaggacaTGGTGGAGACGCAGCAGCAGGAACTGGACaggaaaatggatgaaatggaCAGATTGCAGGATGAAgttgagaggaagaggaaagagctgGCTGGCctgcaacaggaagtggagtcCCACAGAAAAGAGGCAGAGCTTTGTCTCCAAAACACAACGATGctgcaaacagagacacag gaggagctgagcaggaggagggaggagaagagcagCCTGAAGGAGCAGTGTAAACACCTGGAGGCCAGAAGGACGCACGCACAACG gTGTCTGTCAGCAGGGGAGGCGGAGCTTGCTAAACAGAAGGAGCAGCTCAGCTACGCCCACCTCCTCAACCAACAAGttgtcagagaaacagcagccaatcaggaacAGCTCAAAG AGAGCTCTGAGCTTCTGTCTGAGCTCAGTGAGCgagtggagaagaagaagaaggagcttCAGACTCTGGAGGAG GAGCTGAGTGTGTCCAGGCAGAGGACGCAGACGCAGACACAGCTGGAGGACGAGCTGCAGTTGCGACAG GTACTGAAGGACATTAAAGCTGCAGTCTGCCGATTGGAGGACAGGGGGCGCCATCTGGACaagcaacagctgcagctcagcttccTCG GGGAGGAGCTAAAACAGCAGAGGGAGGGTCACATGAGCGAGGAGGGGCTCAATCAGATGGAGGCGGGGCCTCAGAAGAAATGTGATGATCTGCTTGAAGAGCAG ggtcACAGCACAGAGGCAGAGTCAGAGGAGGACGAGTCTTTCTACTTGTCCACAGTCCGTCTGAGCTCGCCCATCAACACGGAG GCTCGACTTCGGCTCAGGCTGTGGAACCAGCAGGAGAACCTGAGACAACTGGAGACTGAGGAGACCCTGACAGGCCTGAGGCTCAGACTGGATCAGCTGGACTCTCTGCTCACGAACATGGAGCTCAGATCTGGACAAGCCCAGCACGAGACCCCAGGAACCAAacatcaggaccaggaccaggactag